The following is a genomic window from Calypte anna isolate BGI_N300 chromosome 7, bCalAnn1_v1.p, whole genome shotgun sequence.
tgaggtgtgtgtgtgtgtggtaaTTTTATAAAAGTTGTCCTTCTGGCCTATTAACTTTTGCCTGCACAGATGCCTGatgcttctctgttttttgaAAGATATAATCCATAAAACTTGCTTCACATAGGAACAGGGCAGCAAAATACAAAACCTGAGtagaaaagaatagaaaaatcaCATCTCAGTAAAACTTAGCAGCTGTTCTCACGGAAACTGACCGGTGATACTGTGCTCAGTGATATCcattaagaaataaatgcaaCTAAAGTAGTTCCTGAAAATTTCAAGTTTGTCTTGATTTGAGCATTTCTTGAAATACCTGTGACTGAAATACTGCACAGGCCTTGTCCTAACAACTGACAGCTAAAATTAAGTAGGTGAACCAAGTCATTTTTTTGGGTTTAAGTCCAAGAACTTAAAGGACTTACAGGCTACTGTTTGCAGTGCAGTAAAACCTTTCTCCTTTGactgttcaatttttttttccccagaaagcaACTGTGCAACATGACATTTGAAGATTTTGAGAACTACTCTTACTTCTACGACCTGTCTGAGGAAGATGAATCACCCCAGTCCTCCCTCAGCATTACCCATAtgatttccctttctttttacAGTGTGGCATTTCTGCTGGGAGTACCAGGTAATGCCATAGTCATCTGGTTTATGGGCTTTAAGTGGGATAAATCTGTTTCCACACTCTGGTTCCTCAATCTGGCCATTGcagatttcatttttgttctcttcctgCCCTTCTATATTACCTACGTGGCAATGGGCTTCCACTGGCCTTTTGGGAAGTGGCTCTGCAAAATGAACTCATTTATTGCACTACTTAACATGTTTGCCAGTGTTTTCTTCCTGACATTCATCAGCCTTGACCGCTACATCCGCCTAGTccacccctttttttcctacaaatatCGGACTGTAAGGAACACCCTCATTCTTAGTGGGATCATTTGGATGTCAGCTGCAATTATTGGTGGCCCTGCCTTGTATTTTCGAGACACAGCTACAGTTCTCAACAATGTCACCATTTGCTACAACAACTTCCACGTGCATGACAGAGAACTTATTTTGCTGACACATCACATTCTCATTTGGGTGAGGCTTGCATTTGGTTACCTCTTTCCTTTAGTGACAATGGTCATTTGCTACTCATTGCTGATTATCAAAGTGAAGAGGCGAACTGTCTTGACTTCCAGCAGGCTTTTCTGGACCATCATTGCTGTcgttgtggctttttttgtctgctgGACACCATACCACATATTCAGCATTGTGGAGCTGTCGGCTCACCACAACGACAACTTGCACGGCTTACTGCAGGATGGCATTCCCCTTTCCACTGGCCTTGCTTTCATCAACAGTTGCTTCAATCCCATCCTCTATGTTCTGATTAGCAAAAAGTTCCAGGCCCAAGTCAAGACAACAGTCTCTGAAGTACTAAAATTGGCACTGTGGGAGATGAGCCGCTCAGGCACTGCCAACGAGCAGCTGTGGAGTTCAGACAACACCCATGCGGCTGTGAACTGCTGTGAAACTGCTCAGTGACTCCTCTTTTCACCATCCCTCTCCAAAACACCCGACTGAAGATTTGGAGGTGTTCTTGACTTCACACCTGCCAGCCAGATATGCATCTTTGCATATACAGTTTTATGTAAACAGCTGCCTCAATTGCACTTACTGCTTTTTCTCAAAAGGTTATTAGAAGACAGAGGATCTGGGTGTGGTGCACTGCAGTGCACACACATCCTGAACTGAAAGTTGTCAGCATAATTGGAATTGCTCTAACTGGGTTTTTGATCAGGAATGCTGTTGGAATCCTGCTGGTTTGTTGTAATTCCATATCTCAGAAAAACATGTAATAAGATAACTCCTCCTTGCCATCACTGGGAACGCTCTTGTGGCCATACCTCAACAGGCCATGAGTCTCCTGGTTGTCTTGTATTACCTTAAAGTGGAATTACCTGGCAGCATTCCAGCCAAGTGAAGTTATTTGTGCTCCactctgcagctggagaagaatTCCAAGATAGAGAGCACCGAATAGCTGTCTTGTGtcaaaaaatatggaaataaaacctgttttctCCTCGTGCTCAATTACCTTATACTCAAAACGAAGACAGGAGGATCCTGTGTTTTCTGGTCACTTACTCTTGTGCTTTAGCACCAGTTGGGGCAAAATACTGAGCAGATGTTTCATGTAGGTATTAGGTTCATTTGAATTATGCAAGGAATTAGTGAAagtttttcttacagaaattgAGACTAATGGCCTCCTGccacacttttctttttctgtttcaactTCAAGGCTTAAAGTGGTTTACAGTTATCAGTTCCTTTTTATTGCTTGGTCAAACAAAGGTAAAGAAATAATATAGCATTTAATTTGCATTACTGTCAGTCTTCTAAAATTGGGCAGAGTGAATTCAACAATATTCTCTTAACAAGTCTGTAGCCAAATTTGGACTTCTGTGCCAAATGAGAGGCAAGACTACACCCAGGAAATAGAGTCCACTCCCACAAGAAATATGGAGTAATCCCAGTTATGCTGTAATGTGTTCCAGCTTGTTGCTTGCTGTAGAGTCACACATGCACCAATGTATGTGGTGGAGTGTATGTAAGTGGAGCGGACCCATTTCTGACAGAATACCATTTAACAGAAAAGTTGCTTCTAGGATAAAACTCCACTAAAAGAAGGATAACATTTTGGGTAAattggaagcatttttttccttattattggCCTAGGTATATagaataaaactgtttttcaggTAATCTACGTAGTTTCTATGCCCTGCCAACACACTTAAGTAGCATTTGCACTGTAAACGAGGCcttatatgtaaatatatttggTTTTGTGTAATACATTCATGCATGCATGAGCACATCCAATGTTGATAGCTGTACAAATAGAAACAGTCTGACTGTGGTAACTGTTTCTTTGGGTTCTGGTTTCAGAGTTTGGGAGAGTTGGGCAGGGTAACTGGATTCCAATGTGTTTAGCTTTGGGCTGAAAGGCTGGGTAGCAGCACTCCTTCCGTAAGTCATTTGCTGCCTGGTACATAGTGACGCAGAACATTCTGGCATTGCTGCAGAATGTGTGTGCCTAAATCAAACATTTTGCACTTCTTCTTCAGTGATACCTTTCTAAGAATGATATATTGGTACTACTCTCCTGCCTGTACTCAAAAATAGTATAATAAATTTTTGCTGTTGCCAATGAATGtattcatttgcttttctcagcCATAAAGTGCAGTGACTGTCCATTCTTagagcagctccatcccagaGATTTTGGATTATGAAAGCAAGCCATCAACCTTCCTTCTACAGgaattctgctttctgtcagCTTTCCTCTTGCATGTCAGATACGTGAGTACACATAATGCTATATACAGTAGagcttgattttaaaaaggggGGGACAGACACATTGTCATGCATAAGCTCTCAGAAAGCCTCTTCTGAAGCAGACAGTAGATATACACAATAGAATAGGCCAAGGTCAGCCTTATGGAAATCAGTAGGCTCAGATTTTGCAATGTAACTGCTGTTCATTCACTCCAGGAGCGGTTACAGAATTATCTCCAAATCGTTTCTGCGAAAGTAACAAAGATACCAAAACAAAACCGGTGATAGAGTTCCAAGTGTCTGTTTCCAATTAGTGTTCAAAGAGATACTGCTTTTAGTGCCAAGTTACATGTTGCTTGGACTGAGGAACACTCTTTCAACCCACCATGTGGAAAAATAAGGCAGATGAAGGGGATCTACCTTGTCATGCTGAAGGATACTATAGAAAAACACTTCATGGGAAATACCACTGTGATCAACCATTAATTGAAGAACAGGTATTGATAAATTTCGTAATA
Proteins encoded in this region:
- the GPR1 gene encoding G-protein coupled receptor 1, producing MTFEDFENYSYFYDLSEEDESPQSSLSITHMISLSFYSVAFLLGVPGNAIVIWFMGFKWDKSVSTLWFLNLAIADFIFVLFLPFYITYVAMGFHWPFGKWLCKMNSFIALLNMFASVFFLTFISLDRYIRLVHPFFSYKYRTVRNTLILSGIIWMSAAIIGGPALYFRDTATVLNNVTICYNNFHVHDRELILLTHHILIWVRLAFGYLFPLVTMVICYSLLIIKVKRRTVLTSSRLFWTIIAVVVAFFVCWTPYHIFSIVELSAHHNDNLHGLLQDGIPLSTGLAFINSCFNPILYVLISKKFQAQVKTTVSEVLKLALWEMSRSGTANEQLWSSDNTHAAVNCCETAQ